One genomic segment of Paenibacillus sp. FSL H8-0332 includes these proteins:
- a CDS encoding HAD-IA family hydrolase — translation MTIQKPVRGIFLDLGWTIFRPATGDWRITLKALEYINPQILGSIPQEQLNTAISKANEHLKNEVYKTEDEELERYTNYYKTMAEGLPEIHLTDEQAEIIAYDRVYNDANYVFFDHTKQTLESLKEKVTIGVISDTDPSIKRVLKNAGIYEYFDNMTLSFELGENKPNPGMFSHALDAMHLPATETVFVDDYEQNLDGASALGIQSVLVLSRTNSQASTRYLNIKKLSDLLSYL, via the coding sequence ATGACTATACAAAAACCTGTACGCGGTATATTTCTCGACCTTGGCTGGACGATTTTCCGCCCTGCAACAGGTGATTGGAGGATAACATTAAAAGCGTTGGAATACATAAATCCGCAAATACTAGGGTCAATACCACAAGAACAATTGAATACGGCAATTTCAAAAGCAAATGAGCACCTCAAAAATGAAGTTTACAAAACTGAAGATGAGGAGCTTGAAAGGTATACAAATTACTATAAAACAATGGCTGAAGGGTTACCTGAAATTCACCTTACCGACGAACAAGCTGAAATCATTGCCTACGATAGAGTGTATAACGATGCTAATTATGTGTTTTTTGATCATACAAAACAGACCCTTGAAAGCCTGAAAGAAAAGGTTACGATTGGAGTTATTTCAGATACCGACCCGTCAATCAAAAGGGTTCTTAAAAATGCTGGTATTTATGAGTATTTTGATAATATGACACTTAGTTTTGAACTTGGAGAAAACAAACCTAATCCCGGCATGTTCAGCCATGCACTTGATGCGATGCATTTGCCGGCAACAGAAACAGTATTTGTCGATGATTATGAACAGAACTTAGATGGTGCATCAGCTCTGGGTATACAATCAGTATTAGTCCTATCAAGAACGAATTCTCAAGCAAGCACAAGGTATCTAAACATCAAAAAACTATCCGATTTATTATCCTATTTATAA
- a CDS encoding transposase yields MRSNKLYDEQRIKVAQEAIHGTKISFLARKYSVSPSTISNWVKFYKERFGEEATPSVQERIEDAERVQDLETKMETAIKLLGEKDLEIELLRELLKKANPAYKTDSNWPTKR; encoded by the coding sequence ATGAGAAGCAACAAGTTGTACGACGAACAGCGGATCAAAGTAGCCCAAGAAGCGATCCATGGAACCAAGATTTCCTTCCTCGCCCGAAAGTACTCCGTCTCACCCAGCACGATTTCCAATTGGGTGAAGTTCTACAAGGAACGGTTTGGAGAAGAGGCTACCCCGTCCGTTCAGGAACGGATTGAAGATGCGGAGCGTGTCCAAGACCTGGAGACGAAGATGGAGACGGCCATTAAGCTACTGGGCGAAAAGGATTTGGAGATCGAACTGCTGCGTGAACTCCTAAAAAAAGCCAACCCCGCTTACAAGACAGACTCGAACTGGCCAACGAAACGATAA
- a CDS encoding IS3 family transposase — protein MTLVLRIIEVQPSTYYAHKKRLSGLLGGPAAITTSGRPIPSYSLTTGGLRVSDLQIEEWLSELVEGEENGYGYRNLAYALWVQQGLILNHKKAYRLCKKLGLLQKKPVKNVKYPRHLARNRVVTGPNQLWQIDIKYGYVHGYDRFFFIFDMIDVFDRCIVGYHVGASCTAKQVCATLREALDRRLQPGDPSPVIRSDNGPQFLSDVFGELCAETQRPLEHERIPPKTPNMNAYIESFHSILERDLYAKRYFETFEEAYEAVAAYIEFYNERRFHGSLQRLSPKQYQAAWKAGKLKPIEITL, from the coding sequence GTGACATTGGTGCTACGGATTATAGAGGTTCAACCCTCCACCTACTATGCCCATAAAAAACGTCTCTCGGGGCTTCTAGGCGGCCCTGCTGCAATAACGACGTCGGGCCGTCCGATCCCCTCCTATTCCCTCACCACTGGTGGTCTGCGGGTGAGTGACCTACAGATCGAGGAATGGCTGAGTGAGCTGGTGGAGGGAGAGGAGAACGGCTATGGCTACCGGAACCTCGCCTACGCCCTGTGGGTCCAGCAGGGCTTAATTCTCAACCACAAGAAGGCATATCGGCTGTGCAAGAAACTCGGGCTGCTTCAGAAAAAGCCGGTAAAGAACGTAAAATACCCTCGGCACCTGGCACGAAATCGAGTGGTCACCGGCCCCAACCAACTCTGGCAGATTGACATTAAATATGGATATGTTCATGGCTACGACCGCTTCTTTTTTATCTTTGATATGATTGATGTGTTTGACCGCTGCATTGTTGGCTACCACGTGGGAGCGAGTTGTACAGCCAAGCAAGTCTGTGCCACGTTAAGAGAGGCTCTAGACAGGCGTTTGCAGCCTGGAGACCCCTCTCCGGTCATCCGTTCGGATAACGGCCCGCAATTCTTAAGTGACGTCTTTGGCGAGTTGTGTGCGGAAACACAGCGTCCGCTGGAGCATGAACGAATTCCTCCAAAAACGCCGAATATGAACGCCTACATTGAGTCATTTCATAGCATTTTGGAGAGAGATTTGTATGCAAAAAGGTACTTTGAAACGTTTGAAGAAGCCTATGAAGCAGTCGCAGCCTATATTGAATTTTACAACGAGCGCCGTTTTCATGGCAGTTTGCAGCGTTTGAGCCCCAAGCAATACCAAGCCGCATGGAAAGCGGGCAAGCTAAAACCGATAGAAATAACGCTGTAA